One window from the genome of Hyalangium minutum encodes:
- a CDS encoding 2-oxoglutarate dehydrogenase E1 component: protein MPNFQDTYLSGANIDFIEGLYARYLQDPSSVDPSWREIFERNNGAGRPIFNKNLLEVPAPAAPAKGNGKANGATAAAVAAAPAPAAAPTQDMRLQARVDQTITAFRLRGHLRATLDPLGRSRPPLEHVADMPMVDEKHFSSVELEQPVESGSVFVEPRVKLAELLGRLRRTYAGSIGVEFMQMLDSERRRWLMRRMELTENRTSFSVDEQRHLLTLLSKAEGFEHFLHTKYVGVKRFSLDGGESLIPMLDTILEVGGGMDLKEVVIGMAHRGRLNVLTNILHKSPDQIFSEFEGPADPKAYMGRGDVKYHMGFSSDHTTRAGASIHLSLAFNPSHLEAVDPVVEGRVRAKQERSGDKERTKVMPLLIHGDAAFMGQGVISETLNLARLNGYETGGTVHIVINNQVGFTTDPHDSRSSIYATAIAQMLDVPVFHVNGDDPEACVHVARLAAEFRQTFKSDVVIDLICYRRYGHNEGDDPSFTQPHMYELIRKQQTVRTVYAKALADKNRISAEESETIKQACLKEFDDALTRIKQERQFKEPSALEGLWKPYKGGSQKNAPEVQTAVDKAKLRDALKKLSEAPEGFNVHPVVERTVLKKRQSMLESEELLWSEGEALAYATLLAEGYAVRLSGQDSERGTFSHRHAVLHDVKTGTRFTPLQQFSTGRASFQVYNSPLSEMAVMGFEYGYSLDVPDGLTLWEAQFGDFANGAQIIIDQFIAAGESKWRRLSGLSLLLPHGYEGQGPEHSSARLERFLSLCAEDNIQVCYPTTPAQIFHLLRRQVVRPYRKPLVIMSPKSLLRRPEAFSKLDELATGRFQEVIADRKEAEPAGVTRLLLCSGKVYYDLVKARDDQKAWNISIVRLEQLYPFPFDTLAQLVASMPKLTELFWVQEEPRNAGGWYFMFPRLHDVASSRATGPVKIGYIGRADAASPATGFTKTHDYEQHLIVEEAILRGTKNGR from the coding sequence ATGCCGAATTTCCAGGATACGTACCTCTCGGGCGCCAACATCGACTTCATCGAAGGGCTCTACGCCCGCTACCTCCAGGATCCCTCCAGTGTGGATCCGAGCTGGCGGGAGATTTTCGAGCGCAACAACGGCGCCGGGCGCCCCATCTTCAACAAGAACCTGCTGGAGGTTCCCGCCCCGGCCGCCCCCGCCAAGGGCAATGGCAAGGCCAACGGAGCCACCGCCGCCGCTGTGGCCGCCGCTCCGGCTCCGGCTGCGGCCCCCACGCAGGACATGCGCCTGCAGGCCCGGGTGGATCAGACGATTACCGCCTTCCGGCTGCGCGGGCACCTGCGCGCCACGCTGGACCCGCTCGGCCGCTCGCGCCCGCCGCTGGAGCACGTGGCGGACATGCCCATGGTGGATGAGAAGCACTTCTCCTCCGTGGAGCTGGAGCAGCCGGTGGAGAGCGGCAGCGTCTTCGTCGAGCCCCGCGTGAAGCTGGCGGAGCTGCTCGGCCGGCTGCGCCGTACGTACGCGGGCTCCATCGGCGTCGAGTTCATGCAGATGCTCGACAGCGAGCGCCGGCGCTGGCTCATGCGCCGCATGGAGCTGACGGAGAACCGGACGAGCTTCTCGGTGGACGAGCAGCGCCACCTGCTCACCCTGCTCTCCAAGGCCGAGGGCTTCGAGCACTTCCTCCACACCAAGTACGTGGGCGTGAAGCGCTTCAGCCTGGATGGCGGCGAGAGCCTCATCCCCATGCTGGACACCATCCTCGAGGTGGGCGGCGGCATGGATCTGAAGGAGGTCGTCATCGGCATGGCCCACCGCGGCCGCCTCAACGTGCTGACGAACATCCTCCACAAGAGCCCGGATCAGATCTTCAGCGAGTTCGAGGGCCCCGCCGACCCGAAGGCCTACATGGGCCGCGGCGACGTGAAGTACCACATGGGCTTCTCCTCGGACCACACCACGCGCGCCGGCGCGTCCATTCACCTGTCGCTGGCCTTCAACCCCAGCCACCTGGAGGCGGTGGACCCGGTAGTGGAGGGCCGCGTGCGCGCCAAGCAGGAGCGCAGCGGCGACAAGGAGCGCACCAAGGTGATGCCGCTCCTCATCCACGGGGACGCGGCCTTCATGGGCCAGGGCGTCATCTCCGAGACGCTGAACCTGGCGCGCCTGAACGGCTACGAGACGGGCGGCACCGTCCACATCGTGATCAACAACCAGGTGGGCTTCACCACGGATCCGCACGACTCGCGCTCCTCCATCTACGCCACTGCCATCGCGCAGATGCTGGACGTGCCCGTCTTCCACGTGAACGGGGATGACCCGGAGGCCTGCGTCCACGTGGCGCGCCTGGCCGCCGAGTTCCGGCAGACCTTCAAGAGCGACGTGGTCATCGACCTCATCTGCTACCGGCGCTACGGGCACAACGAGGGCGATGACCCGTCCTTCACCCAGCCGCACATGTACGAGCTCATCCGCAAGCAGCAGACGGTGCGGACGGTGTACGCCAAGGCGCTGGCCGACAAGAACCGCATCTCCGCCGAGGAGTCCGAGACCATCAAGCAGGCTTGCCTCAAGGAGTTCGACGACGCGCTCACCCGCATCAAGCAGGAGCGCCAGTTCAAGGAGCCCAGCGCCCTGGAGGGCCTGTGGAAGCCTTACAAGGGTGGTTCGCAGAAGAACGCCCCCGAAGTGCAGACCGCGGTGGACAAGGCGAAGCTGCGTGACGCGCTGAAGAAGCTGTCCGAGGCCCCCGAGGGCTTCAACGTGCACCCGGTGGTGGAGCGCACGGTGCTCAAGAAGCGCCAGTCCATGCTGGAGAGCGAGGAGCTGCTCTGGTCCGAGGGCGAGGCGCTGGCCTACGCCACCCTGCTCGCCGAGGGCTACGCGGTGCGCCTGTCCGGCCAGGACAGCGAGCGCGGAACCTTCAGCCACCGCCACGCGGTGCTGCATGACGTGAAGACGGGTACCCGGTTCACTCCGCTGCAGCAGTTCTCCACGGGCCGCGCCTCCTTCCAGGTCTACAACAGCCCGCTCTCGGAGATGGCCGTCATGGGCTTCGAGTACGGCTACAGCCTGGACGTGCCGGACGGCCTCACCCTGTGGGAGGCCCAGTTCGGCGACTTCGCCAACGGCGCGCAGATCATCATCGACCAGTTCATCGCGGCCGGTGAGAGCAAGTGGCGCCGCCTGTCGGGCCTCTCGCTGCTGCTGCCCCACGGCTACGAGGGCCAGGGCCCCGAGCACTCCAGCGCCCGCCTCGAGCGCTTCCTCAGCCTGTGCGCCGAGGACAACATCCAGGTGTGCTACCCCACCACGCCCGCGCAGATCTTCCACCTGCTGCGCCGCCAGGTGGTGCGCCCCTACCGCAAGCCGCTGGTCATCATGTCGCCCAAGAGCCTGCTGCGCCGCCCCGAGGCGTTTAGCAAGCTGGACGAGCTGGCCACGGGCCGCTTCCAGGAGGTGATTGCCGACCGGAAGGAAGCCGAGCCCGCTGGCGTCACCCGGCTGCTGCTGTGCTCGGGCAAGGTCTACTACGACCTGGTGAAGGCCCGGGACGACCAGAAGGCGTGGAACATCTCCATCGTCCGCCTGGAGCAGCTCTATCCCTTCCCCTTCGACACGCTGGCGCAGCTCGTCGCCAGCATGCCGAAGCTCACCGAGCTCTTCTGGGTGCAGGAAGAGCCGCGCAACGCGGGCGGGTGGTATTTCATGTTCCCCCGCCTCCATGACGTGGCATCCTCCCGCGCCACCGGTCCTGTGAAGATCGGCTACATCGGGCGGGCAGATGCCGCCAGCCCTGCCACCGGCTTCACGAAGACCCACGACTACGAGCAGCACCTGATCGTCGAGGAAGCCATCCTCCGAGGAACCAAGAATGGCCGTTGA
- a CDS encoding S9 family peptidase: protein MRHLSAAVLLVSLSAFAQTSPSKPMTERKTDSFLRQYSETRRFMSGRPGKARITPDEKTLLFLRTQPTSATQMLYAFDVATGTTKELLTPDAILKGAEEQLSVEEKARRERMRVSSRGFTTYELSEDGERILVSLSGKLYIVERSTGKVTELKTGPGVIDPHFSPDGKQIAYVRNNDVFRIDLAANKEQPVTKGGTEQKTHGLAEFVAQEEMHRFSGFWWSPDAKSIAYTESDTSGVEKLTIVDVMHPEQGGTAFPYPRPGKANAVVRLGITPVTGGKTVWVDWDAKAYPYLATVTWQKGGPLTVLVQNRTQTEEQLLAVDPSTGKTRLLLTEKDAAWVNLDQDFPRWLEDGSGFLWYSERNDGPEVELRNPDGSLARTLVKPEAGFRGLARFIDKDRTLYFHGSSNPTESYLWRVKDGGAPEKVATGTPAPAFEMPVTLSKNGGLLVTLSSTPTTMPSFQVLRPDGTRVGELPSVAAEPPFTPNTQLFQVGKEGFHASVTRPRNAKPGVKLPVILYVYAGPTTTVVRHGMAENLLNQWLADQGFLIVKIDGRGTPLRTSSWERVVKYDFATITLDDQIAGLKALAEKVPELDLSRVGIYGWSFGGYMSALAALKRPDFFKAAVAGAPVVDWLDYDTHYTERYLGLPQEHPEAYEKSSLLTYARDPNTPVAPLLLIHGTADDNVYFFHTLKLSHALFLAGKPHELLPLSGLTHMVPDPLVTQRQYERVLDYFRKHL from the coding sequence ATGCGCCACCTTTCCGCCGCCGTGCTCCTCGTGAGCCTCTCGGCCTTCGCCCAGACTTCTCCCTCCAAGCCCATGACCGAACGGAAGACAGACTCCTTCCTCCGCCAGTACTCCGAGACCCGCCGCTTCATGAGCGGCCGTCCCGGAAAGGCGCGCATCACCCCGGACGAGAAGACCCTCCTCTTCCTCCGCACCCAGCCCACCTCCGCCACGCAGATGCTCTATGCCTTCGACGTGGCCACCGGCACCACGAAGGAGCTGCTCACCCCCGACGCCATCCTCAAGGGCGCCGAGGAGCAGCTCTCCGTCGAGGAGAAGGCCCGCCGTGAGCGCATGCGCGTCAGCTCCCGCGGCTTCACCACCTATGAGCTCTCCGAGGACGGCGAGCGCATCCTCGTGAGCCTCTCCGGCAAGCTCTACATCGTCGAGCGCTCCACCGGAAAGGTCACCGAGCTGAAGACGGGTCCCGGCGTCATCGACCCGCACTTCTCTCCGGACGGCAAGCAGATCGCCTACGTGCGGAACAACGACGTGTTCCGCATCGACCTCGCCGCCAACAAGGAACAGCCAGTCACGAAGGGTGGCACCGAGCAGAAGACTCACGGCCTGGCCGAGTTCGTCGCCCAGGAGGAGATGCACCGCTTCTCCGGCTTTTGGTGGAGCCCGGACGCCAAGTCCATCGCCTACACGGAGTCTGACACCTCCGGCGTGGAGAAGCTCACCATCGTGGACGTGATGCACCCCGAGCAGGGTGGCACCGCCTTCCCGTACCCCCGCCCCGGTAAGGCCAACGCGGTGGTCCGCCTCGGCATCACCCCTGTCACCGGTGGCAAGACCGTGTGGGTGGACTGGGACGCCAAGGCCTATCCGTACCTGGCCACCGTCACGTGGCAGAAGGGCGGGCCGCTCACGGTGCTCGTGCAGAACCGCACCCAGACGGAGGAGCAGCTCCTCGCCGTGGACCCCAGCACCGGCAAGACGCGACTGCTGCTCACGGAGAAGGATGCCGCGTGGGTCAACCTGGACCAGGACTTCCCTCGCTGGCTCGAGGATGGCAGCGGCTTCCTCTGGTACTCCGAGCGCAATGACGGCCCCGAGGTAGAGCTGCGCAACCCGGACGGCAGCCTCGCGCGCACCCTTGTGAAGCCGGAGGCGGGTTTCCGTGGACTGGCCCGCTTCATCGACAAGGACCGCACGCTCTACTTCCACGGCTCGTCCAATCCCACCGAGAGCTACCTCTGGCGCGTGAAGGACGGCGGCGCCCCCGAGAAGGTTGCCACCGGCACCCCCGCTCCCGCGTTCGAGATGCCTGTCACCCTCTCCAAGAACGGCGGGCTGCTCGTCACCCTGTCCTCCACCCCCACCACCATGCCGAGCTTCCAGGTGCTGAGGCCGGATGGTACCCGCGTGGGCGAGCTGCCCTCGGTCGCCGCCGAGCCGCCCTTCACCCCCAACACCCAGCTCTTTCAGGTGGGCAAGGAGGGCTTCCACGCCTCCGTCACCCGCCCTCGGAACGCCAAGCCCGGTGTGAAGCTGCCCGTCATCCTCTACGTGTACGCGGGCCCCACCACCACCGTGGTGCGCCACGGCATGGCCGAGAACCTGCTCAACCAGTGGCTCGCGGACCAGGGCTTCCTCATCGTGAAGATCGACGGGCGCGGCACCCCGCTGCGTACCTCCTCCTGGGAGCGCGTGGTGAAGTACGACTTCGCCACCATCACCCTGGATGACCAGATCGCCGGCCTCAAGGCCCTCGCCGAGAAGGTGCCCGAGCTGGACCTCTCTCGCGTGGGCATCTACGGCTGGAGCTTCGGCGGCTACATGTCCGCCCTGGCCGCGCTCAAGCGCCCGGACTTCTTCAAGGCCGCCGTGGCCGGTGCGCCCGTGGTGGACTGGCTCGACTACGACACCCACTACACCGAGCGCTACCTCGGGCTCCCCCAGGAGCACCCCGAGGCCTACGAGAAGAGCTCCCTGCTCACCTACGCCAGGGACCCGAACACGCCCGTGGCCCCGCTGCTCCTCATTCACGGCACCGCGGACGACAACGTCTACTTCTTCCACACGCTCAAGCTCAGCCACGCGCTCTTCCTCGCGGGCAAGCCGCACGAGCTGCTGCCGCTCAGCGGGCTGACGCACATGGTGCCGGATCCGCTCGTCACCCAGCGCCAGTACGAGCGGGTGCTCGACTACTTCCGCAAGCACCTGTAG
- the fabI gene encoding enoyl-ACP reductase FabI, which produces MLLQGKKILITGVLTPQSLAFGIAEHALAQGAEIILTGFGRARSLTERSAKRLKPGTEVLELDVAQPAHFTALTESLRQKWGRVDGALHAVAFAPEDALGGNFLNTPWESVQTAFRVSTYSLKELAVAVAPLMTNGGSIVALDFDNSTTAWPIYDWMGVCKAALEATVRYLARDLGPKNIRVNSLAAGPLATMAAKGIPGFKSLEQGWGKQAPLGWSSKNSHDAVARTACALLSDWLPSTTGELVHVDGGYHAIGAPPVDPRAEQSEGEVPPAGE; this is translated from the coding sequence ATGCTGTTGCAGGGCAAGAAGATCCTGATCACCGGGGTGCTGACCCCGCAGTCGCTGGCCTTTGGTATTGCCGAGCACGCCCTGGCACAGGGGGCGGAGATCATCCTCACGGGCTTTGGCCGGGCCCGCTCTCTGACCGAGCGGAGCGCCAAGCGGCTCAAGCCGGGCACCGAGGTGCTCGAGCTGGACGTCGCCCAGCCCGCCCACTTCACCGCGCTCACCGAGTCCCTCCGCCAGAAGTGGGGGCGGGTGGACGGCGCCCTTCATGCCGTGGCGTTCGCTCCCGAGGACGCGCTGGGCGGCAACTTCCTCAACACCCCGTGGGAGAGCGTGCAGACGGCGTTCCGCGTCTCCACGTACTCGCTCAAGGAGCTGGCCGTGGCGGTGGCCCCGCTGATGACGAACGGCGGCTCCATCGTGGCGCTGGACTTCGACAACAGCACGACGGCCTGGCCCATCTACGACTGGATGGGTGTGTGCAAGGCGGCGCTGGAGGCCACGGTGCGCTACCTCGCCCGGGATTTGGGTCCCAAGAACATCCGGGTGAACTCCCTGGCCGCTGGCCCGTTGGCCACCATGGCCGCCAAGGGAATTCCGGGTTTCAAGTCCTTGGAGCAAGGATGGGGAAAGCAGGCCCCACTGGGGTGGAGTTCCAAGAACAGCCACGATGCGGTGGCTCGGACAGCCTGTGCCTTGTTGTCGGACTGGCTGCCCTCCACGACAGGGGAGTTGGTGCACGTGGACGGGGGTTACCATGCGATTGGCGCGCCCCCCGTGGATCCGCGCGCTGAGCAGTCAGAGGGAGAAGTACCGCCCGCGGGCGAATAG
- a CDS encoding cold-shock protein — MATGTVKWFNDAKGFGFITQDGGGEDVFCHHTAINMDGFRTLQEGQKVQFEVTRGPKGLQAQNVRAV; from the coding sequence ATGGCAACTGGTACCGTGAAGTGGTTCAACGATGCGAAGGGGTTCGGCTTCATCACGCAGGACGGAGGTGGCGAGGACGTGTTCTGCCACCACACCGCCATCAACATGGATGGCTTCCGCACCCTGCAGGAGGGGCAGAAGGTTCAGTTCGAGGTGACCCGCGGCCCCAAGGGCCTGCAGGCCCAGAACGTGCGCGCGGTCTGA
- a CDS encoding UPF0489 family protein: MEQDAPQHLRLAGVIRLSLAGGRGPSDAYVFDPHRLALPSWACALGDGGGPALLVSLDRHLDVVPPRQPEAVPDRSAGLRALDEHARWALDVRNYDHILAAMEAGLVGDALLIARARPRGAFERDTYRDTRGREHRLVAVPTVDRAAEAFRAPAPGDAVREVLERAERVLLDVDLDCFTTPSDADPTTVLPWPWSIIREFLLPDGSEPFWEAVLEKAVALTLAREPHHCGGLLASGELFREVAEVLFRELLHAEPP, translated from the coding sequence ATGGAGCAAGACGCGCCGCAGCACCTGCGCCTCGCCGGCGTCATCCGCCTGTCGCTGGCGGGGGGCCGAGGGCCCTCGGATGCCTATGTGTTCGATCCGCACCGGCTCGCCCTGCCCTCCTGGGCGTGCGCACTCGGGGACGGTGGAGGGCCCGCACTGTTGGTGAGCCTGGACCGGCACCTGGATGTGGTGCCGCCGCGCCAGCCCGAGGCCGTGCCGGACCGGAGCGCGGGACTGCGGGCACTGGACGAGCACGCACGGTGGGCGCTGGACGTGCGCAACTACGATCACATCCTTGCAGCGATGGAGGCGGGTCTGGTGGGGGACGCGCTGCTCATCGCGCGGGCACGGCCTCGGGGAGCGTTCGAGCGGGACACGTACCGGGACACGCGGGGCCGGGAACACCGGTTGGTGGCAGTGCCCACGGTGGACCGGGCGGCGGAGGCCTTCCGGGCACCGGCGCCGGGGGATGCGGTGCGCGAAGTGCTGGAGCGCGCGGAGCGGGTGTTGCTGGACGTGGACCTGGACTGCTTCACCACGCCGAGTGACGCGGATCCGACGACAGTGCTGCCGTGGCCCTGGAGCATCATCCGCGAGTTCTTGCTGCCGGACGGCTCGGAGCCGTTCTGGGAGGCGGTGTTGGAGAAGGCCGTGGCGCTTACGCTGGCCCGGGAGCCGCACCACTGTGGCGGGCTGCTGGCCTCGGGAGAGCTGTTCCGCGAGGTGGCCGAGGTGCTCTTCCGCGAGCTGCTCCACGCCGAGCCACCGTGA
- the odhB gene encoding 2-oxoglutarate dehydrogenase complex dihydrolipoyllysine-residue succinyltransferase, with amino-acid sequence MAVELKVPPLGESITEAVVGKWNKKKGDTVSADEPVVMLETDKVTIDVPAPAAGALAQISFKEGDKVRVGEVLGLIDAAGATAAASAPQAAPPPPKAAEPAPAREKPITPTAQNIATANNVDVSQLQGAGHRITKDDVLGQLSKGPQAPAPSAPAVPAGPRPNAAREERVRMTPLRKRVAERLIQAQSTAAILTTFNEVDMGDVMALRKKYNDKFQAKHGVKLGFMSFFVRASIEALKAFPQINAEIEGDDVVFKHYYDIGVAVSGSRGLVVPVVRDADKLSLAELEKQIGELGVRARNDKLTMADLQGGTFTISNGGIFGSMLSTPILNPPQTGILGMHNIVERAVVKDGQIVIRPIMYVALSYDHRLVDGREAVQFLVRVKECIEDPERLLLEV; translated from the coding sequence ATGGCCGTTGAACTGAAAGTCCCGCCCCTGGGCGAGTCCATCACCGAAGCCGTCGTTGGCAAGTGGAACAAGAAGAAGGGTGACACCGTCTCCGCCGACGAGCCCGTCGTCATGCTCGAGACGGACAAGGTCACCATCGACGTGCCCGCTCCGGCGGCCGGCGCGCTGGCGCAGATCTCCTTCAAGGAGGGAGACAAGGTCCGCGTCGGTGAGGTGCTCGGGCTGATCGACGCCGCCGGCGCCACCGCCGCCGCGTCCGCGCCCCAGGCCGCCCCGCCTCCGCCCAAGGCTGCCGAGCCGGCTCCGGCCCGCGAGAAGCCCATCACGCCCACGGCGCAGAACATCGCCACGGCCAACAACGTGGACGTCAGCCAGCTCCAGGGCGCGGGTCACCGCATCACCAAGGACGACGTGCTCGGCCAGCTGAGCAAGGGCCCCCAGGCTCCGGCGCCCTCGGCTCCGGCTGTGCCCGCCGGTCCGCGCCCCAACGCGGCCCGCGAGGAGCGCGTGCGGATGACGCCGCTGCGCAAGCGCGTGGCGGAGCGGCTCATCCAGGCGCAGTCCACCGCCGCCATCCTCACCACCTTCAACGAGGTGGACATGGGCGACGTGATGGCGCTGCGCAAGAAGTACAACGACAAGTTCCAGGCCAAGCACGGAGTGAAGCTCGGCTTCATGAGCTTCTTCGTCCGCGCCTCCATCGAGGCCCTCAAGGCCTTCCCGCAGATCAACGCCGAGATTGAAGGCGACGACGTCGTCTTCAAGCACTACTACGACATCGGCGTGGCGGTATCGGGCTCGCGTGGCCTGGTGGTGCCGGTGGTGCGGGATGCGGACAAGCTGTCGCTGGCGGAGCTGGAGAAGCAGATCGGCGAGCTCGGCGTGCGCGCGCGCAACGACAAGCTGACGATGGCCGACCTGCAGGGCGGCACGTTCACCATCTCCAACGGCGGCATCTTCGGCTCCATGCTGTCCACGCCCATCCTGAACCCGCCGCAGACGGGCATCCTGGGCATGCACAACATCGTGGAGCGCGCGGTGGTGAAGGACGGGCAGATCGTCATCCGGCCCATCATGTACGTGGCGCTCTCGTACGATCACCGGCTGGTGGACGGCCGCGAGGCGGTGCAGTTCCTGGTGCGTGTCAAGGAATGCATTGAGGATCCAGAGCGGCTGCTGCTCGAAGTGTGA